The bacterium genome segment TATGTTGAGCTCACGGGCCATGTCCTGGAGCTCCGCGAGGGTCTTGGTTTCGAGTTCGGCTATCGGCACGGCTAGATCACCTCTCCTGTTCGGTCCCCACCGCGGCGAGGGCTCAGCCGCGCGCGGTGCGCCGGGCCTCGAGTTCTACTTGAAGCCGGCGGGCATCCGCCAGGAACTTCTCGAGCCCGATGTCGGTCATCGGGTGGTTGAAGAGCTGCTCCATGACCCTAAACGGCATCGTGGCCACGTGGCAGCCGACCAGCGCGGACTGGATCACGTGGACCGGGTGGCGGAGACTGGCGGATAGCACCTTTGTCTCGAACCCGTAGTTCCGGTAGGCGTCGCAGATGTCGCGTGCGAGCTCCATGCCATCGGTGCCCGCGTCGTCCAGGCGTCCGACGAACGGGCTTACATAGGTTCCGCCCGCCTTCGCGGCTATCAGCGCCTGGGCCAGCGAGAACACCAGCGTGACGTTGCACCGAATGCCCTTCGCGCGCAGCACCCGCAGCGCCCGGATGCCCTCGGGCGTGATCGGGACCTTCACGACCACGTTGGGGGCCCAGGTGGCGAACTCCTCACCCTCCCGAATCATCCCCTCGGCATCGGCCACCGTCGCCTCGACGCTCACAGGGCCCGGGCAGATCGAGCAGATCTCCTGGATCAGACTCTTGTGCTCGCGGCCTTCCTTGGCGACATGGGTGGGATTCGTGGTAATGCCGTCGAGGATGCCCCACGACTGCGCGGCGCGGATCTCCTCGATGCTGGCGGTGTCGACGAAGAATTCCATTGCCGCTACCTTCCGGTGGCTTCGATGTACATGACCTCGGCGGCCTCGGTGGGACGCAGCATCTTGAGCGTGTCCCCGGGCCGCAGCTGCATCAGCAGTACCGGCTGATCGTTCCGGTAGATGGCGCTGACAACCGCCACCCGGTGCGATCGAACCTGGCGGTTCGCGTCCTCGACGACCACAACCGGGGGCGGCCCGCCACGGACCTCGCGCAGCGTCGCGGTCACATAGTCGTAGCGGCCCAGCGCCTCCATCAGGACGTTGAGGGCAAAGATCGCCTCGCCGCGGTTGGCGGTCCGCGCCGGCCGGAAGGTGTTGTCGGCCAGGGGAAGGACGATCTTGCGGTCAATGGCCACCACCACGCTCCCACGCAAATCTGATGGGATATCGCGCGCGTCGGCCACCACCAGCGTATCGTTGGCCCGGCGCAGCGCCTCCACTTCAAGGCCCATGGCGCGCACGATGAACGCCGCCAGTTCGGCCCTCGTCACCGGCAGCCTGGGCCTGAACGTGTTGTCGGGATACGCCGAGATCAGCCCGCGCTGAAACGCGATCAAGATCGTTGTGGGATTCTCCTTGGTCGTGTGCACTGCGACCAGCTCGTAGCGGCCCGGCCGGACCGGCTGGGAGTTCTGGTCGAGCTGCTTCCACCGCGACGCGAACTTCATTGACTGGTTGGCGGCCAGAGACACGGGCCGCTCCATGGGGACGAACGGCCGGTTCAGCGACCAGCGCGCCACCTCGTTCCCTTCCGCGTCGCGGATCACGAAGTCGTGGAACTGCGAGGTCGTGTACTCAAACGCGACATCCTGCAGCAAGAACACCTTGAGTCCCGGCTTGATCTGGACGGCGCCCTCATCGTAGAGCTCCAGAACCGAGCCGTCCGCGCGCGCCTCCAGCACCCGGAACCTTGCGACCTTGCCGCGTGTTACTCCAGCCGCGGCACGGGTCTCGGTGTACAGCTCGCCCTCGACCCCTGCCTTCAGCCCGTCACGGTCACTCATCTTGATGCGCGTCCGTCCGCGGTCCGGGGACAGGAACTCGGTCTCACGGCCCGGACCATCGTTGGCGATCGTGAAGGTGATCTCGATCTCCTCGTCGGGACCGTACGTGGTCTTGTTTGCCGTCAGGGCGTACCGGACGGTACCCTTCCTTACCTCGGTTCTCGTGGCCGAGACCGTGCCCATTATCGAGGCCGCGGCGACGGCCATCCGGTCTGCCGCCGGAATCTGGTCCACGTCGCGGAAGTCGGGCGGACGCACCCCACCCGTGGGTATGCCGAGCGCGCGGGCCAGGAACAGCGCCATGTCCAGCCGGGTGACAGGTTCCTCAGGGGCCAGCCGGCCGTCAGGCAGGCGAATCGCCAGTCCCTTCGCCACCATCCGCTCCGCGGCCCGCCGCGATGGGTGCGTGCTCATGTCCGTGAAGATCTGGGCGGTGGCCGGAGCCGCGGCCAGGGCAATCAGGACCAACACCGCGGCCAAGCGTGTGCGAATCGTCATCACAGGTGCGCCTCCCTCGGGATTACCGATGGCGTGCAGGTCTATCAGAACTGTTCACCGCGTGATTTGTGGTTCGAACATCGTCTGGGACACAACCCCGGAAGTTTCGTTTGGGCCGGAGATTGATAGCGGCAAGCGGCGACCGCGCACCTGCCGCCGGTAGATCTTGAGATATTCGTATCACACAGGCCGATGCCATTGCAATAGCAACCTCGGCCGAATCGAACCGGTGCCGATCAGGTGGGCCTCCGATCACATGCTTTCGGGGGTTGAAACCCCCAGCAGCCCCAGCGTGCGCCGCAGCACTATCCGGGCAGCCTCGACCAGGGCCAGCCGCGCGGCGGTCAGGTCCGGATCGTCGGTCAGAACGCGGCAGTGGGCGTAGAAGAGATGGAACGCCTCGGCAACCTCGCGGGCATACGCGCAGAGACGATGGGGCTCACGCCGCAGACCTGCCAGTCGGACAACCTCGGGAAGTTCGCCCAGGGCGTGGATCAGAGCGGCCTCGCGTTCGTCGGCCAGGCGCTCCAGCGGGCGGTCCAGCGATGAGCAGGCGTCTCCGCCACCTGCCTTCCCGGTTGCCTCGCGCAGGATGCCGGCGATACGCGCATGGGCGTACTGCACGTAGTACACGGGGTTGTCCTGCGAGGGCTGAAGCGCCAACGCGACGTCGAAGTCCATGGGAACCGAGGGCGAGGCCATCGCGAAGAAGTACCTTGCGGCGTCCACCCCGACGGCGTCCATCAGCTCCCGCAGGGCCACGAACTCGCCGCTGCTCTTGGACATGCGCAGGGACTCACCCGCGTTCTTCAATCGCACGTGCTGGTAGATGAGGATTTCCAGGGCCTCGGGCGGGACGCCCATCGCGGCCAGCCCGCCCTTGACGCGGGCCACATCGCCGATGTGATCAATGGCCCAGACGTTTATCATCATGTCGAAGCCGCGCGCCAGCTTGTCGAGATGGTAGGCTATGTCGCTGCCGAAGTAGGTCCACTCGCCGGTGGACTTGACGATCACCCGGTCCTTGTCGTCACCAAAGCAGGACGAGCGAAACCAGGTCTTGCCATCGGCCTCGTAGATGTAGTCGCGGGCCCGAAGCTCGGCGAGCACCCGGTCCACCGCCCCTGAACGAATCAGCCCGCGCTCGCTGAACCAGGTGTCGAACCTCACACCAAACCGCTCGAGCACCTCTCTGATGTCCGCGACGGCCGCGGTCACGCTCACGTCTCGGAAGTGGTCCAGGCGCTCGTCCTGGGAGGCCCGCAGCCATCTGTCGCCGTCGTCCGCAACGATCCTGCCTGCCAGGTCCTTGACATACTCGCCCGGGTAGCCCCCCTCGGGAAACGGCGTGGGCTGCCCGAGCATGTTCAGGTAGTGGGCCTCAACCGAACGCGCCAGGTTGTGCACCTTCTGGCCGGCATCGTTCATGTAGTACTCGCGCGAGATAGAGAATCCAAGAGCCCCCAGCAGGTTGGCCAGCACGTCGCCTATAACCGCGTTGCGGCCGGCACCGACGTGAAGCGGGCCTGTGGGGTTGGCGCTGACGAACTCGACGTTCACGCGCCGACCGGCGCCGATCGTCTGCAGGCCGTAGCCGTCCCCGAGCCGGCAGATAGTCGCAACCAAGTCGCGCTTCCAGGGCCAGGCAACCGTCAGGTTGATAAACCCGGGGCCGGCGACCTCGAGACGCTCGATGCGATCAGGGGGAGGCGCGTAGGCCTCGATCAGGCGCTGCGCGATCTCGCGGGGCTTCCCGCCGACGTGCTTGGCCAGCAGCAGTGCCGCGTTGGTCGCATAGTCGCCGTGCCGGCGATCCCTGGGAACCTCCACATCGAACGGCGGCACATCACCCGAGGGAATCGCGCCGGATTCCATGGCGCGGGTGATGGCGTCCCGGATCTCTCGCCTCAGGGCCTCGCGAAACATCGCCTTACTATACCACCTACGCCGTGCGGGATACCGGCGCGCGGGGTGCAGGCGCGAGGGGCGCGGGCGTGAACTTCCCCAGAACGCGCGGCCCGGCTGCCCCGGTTGCGGCCGGCACGTTCGTGGCCAGCCCGGCCACCGCGTCGGAGGCCAGCAGCGCAAACGCCATCGCCTCCTTCAGCTTGCCGTCCACCCCGAACTCCTCGCAACGGTAGACCGGAAGACCCAACCCCGAGGCAATGCGCCCGCGCAGGAAGTCGTTGTAGGATCCGCCGCCTCCCAGCACCACCTCGTCCAGCCCGGCCCGAGGAATCAGGAACTCGCGGTAGGCCCGCACGATCGAATCTGCGGTCAGCGCCGAGACGGTGGCCACGGCGTCCTCTGGGCCGAGCCCGCGGCGGAGCGCCTGTTCAAGGAGTGCCGCGGCGAACGGTCGGCCGTAGACCTCTCGGCCGGTGGTCTTGGGCGGGGAGAGCCGCAGAAACGGATCGCCCATCAGCTCGTCCAGCCAGTCTTCGTGCACCCGTCCCCTGGAGGCCATCGCGCCCCCGTGGTCGTATGCCTGGGCCCCGCCGGTGGTGAGTTGCACCACGCCGTCAATCAGCATGTTACCGGGACCGGTGTCGAACGCCAGGGCGTCGCCGGGACCGCATCCGGCCGGTAGATAGGTGACGTTACCGATTCCCCCGATGTTCTGCACAGCGCGCGTGCGCGCGGGGTGCCGGAACACGACCAGGTCGAAGTACGGCACCAGCGGCGCGCCGTGCCCGCCGGCGGCAATGTCGGCCACGCGGAAGTCGGCCACCACCGGCAGGCCGGTGCGCTCCGCTATCACCGCCGATTCCCCTAACTGCAGCGTCGCGCCGTCCGGGCTGGGAATGTGCCAGACCGTCTGGCCGTGCGAGCCGACCAGATCCACCTCTGCCGGATGCAGCCCGGCCTGGGCGATCACCGCCAGCGCCGCGTCCGCGAAGAGGTCGCCCAGTCGGAAGTTGAACCGGCACAGGCGATCCACCGAGGCGGTCGCCGGATTGAACATGGAGAACAGCTCGTCACGATCCGCATCGGAGAAAGGCACCGTCAGGCCGGCGACCAGCCGCACCCGTGCCTCCAGCCCGGCGCCGGCGATCTCAACGAGAGCGGCGTCAATCCCATCGGCCGAGGTGCCCGAGATCAAGCCCACCACCCGCTTCGGGTCTTTGCGCGCAAGAATAGCCGCGGTTCTCACCGTCCGCACCCCTCATCTCTGGCCTCGATTGCCGCCCGGACAAACCCGCCCGCCCGTTCCAGCAGCCGCTCGGCCTCCTGGCGCCCCACCCTTGCCAGCGCCATAACGATGGCGACCTTGGTGCTGCCGCCGGCCTCGTCCAGCAGTCGGCCGCCGGCGTCGGCATCCAGGCCGGTCGCCTGCGCCACCATGCGCCGCGCGCGCGATTCCAGCTTCTGGTTGCTGGGCGGCATGTCCACCATCAGGTTCGAATACACCTTGCCCAGCCGAACCATGGCCGTGGTGCTGAGCATGTTCAGCACCATCTTCTGGGAGGTCCCGGCCTTCATGCGCGTCGAACCGGTGAGGACCTCCGGGCCGGTAACCGGCGTGATGGGAATATCCACCGCCCGCTCCAGCAGCGAGCCGGGGGCATTGCACAGACCGATGATGGTGCAGCCGCGCCTCCGCGCCTCTGCGACGGCTCCCAGCACGAACGGCGTCACGCCGCTGGCGGCGATTGCCACGACCGCGTCGTTGCCTCCTGCGCCGATTGCCGATACCTCCGCGGCGCCCGCGGCAGCGTCATCCTCGGACGGCGCAGCCGATCCGATTGTGGCCTGCGAACCTCCGGCGACGAGGACCGGAATCAGCCCCGGCTCAACCCCGAAGGTGGGCGGCCACTCCAGCGCGTCGAGCAGGCCGATCCGCCCACTGGTGCCGGCGCCTACGTAGATGACGCGGCCCCCGGAGCGCACGGCCCGCACGATGGCTTCCACCGCCTGCGCAATCTGGGGGATCTCGGCGGCCACGGCATCGGGGACGCTGTCATCCTCCTGGTTGATCACACGCAGGATCTCCTCGGTGGAGAGGCGGTCCATCTCCATGGTCCTGGGATTGCGCTGCTCTGTCTCCAGTTCCCAGTAGTTCACCCTGGGCCGTTGATCAGGCGGTGTCATCGCGATCACCTCGCTCGCGCCACGCGGTCTCAATGCCTGCCGCTCGGGCCGCCAGCAGCGCGGCGCCGATCTCAGGCGGGAAGCGGGCAGGGGTCAGCACGGCCGGGCACGCTCGGGCGTCAAGCGCCCGCATCATCAGCCCGGCCATAGGCCCACCCTCGCCCAGTACCCCTCCGGACGCCACCAGCGTGAACCTGTTCTGCTCCCAGCCCAAAACACGCGCAACGGCGTCCACCATCGCGGCAAGCCCATCACCGGCGCGCTCCAGGATGCGCGCGGCAACCGGATCTCCCGCTGCCGCGGCTTCCACCGCCAGCGGGGCGACCGACGCGACCGCGTCTATGCTCGCTCCGCGCACGGCGGCCTTGAGCGCCGCAAGCGAAGCGATGCCGAATCGTGCCCGGACCGCTTCAACCATGAGGGTGGTATCCCCGCGGCCGTCGTACGCGCGCATCGCGGCCCGCAGTACAGCGCGGCCGATGGAGTATCCGCTGCCTTCATCGTCGAGGAGCGGTCCCCATCCTCCGGCACGCGCCCGCCGGCCGCCCTCGTCCACCCCGAACGCTATGGAACCGGTGCCGGCTATGATCACCACGCCGGGCGACAGCGCTGTGCCGCCGGCCAGCGCGGCCGCGGCGTCGTGATCCACATGCACGAACCGGGCGATGTTGGCCCTGGTGAGCGCGCCGATCAGCCGCTCGCGGATTGCCGGGTCGTCTGCACCGGCCAGCCCGGCTCCGAGCGCGGCTACCGTCTCCGCCATGCCGGAAGTGGCCAGTGCCTCGCGCGCCGCGGCCACTACAACGGCCGCCGCTTCCTCGGGCTCCCGATGGTAGGCGCTCGAGGAGCGTACCGACGCCGTCGAGATCACCGACCCGGTCGAGGACACCACTGCCGCGCGGGTCTTCGACGCGCCCCCATCCACCCCGATCAGCACCACCTCAGCCATCTGGGTCAACCATCGAGGGCCTCGATCACCGCGTCGTGGAACGCCGGGCGGAAAGCCTGGATCTCCTCCCGCTGTGCAGTAGGATGCACGCGGTTGGTCAGCAGCACCACCACCAGGTCGCGCGCGGGGTCCACCAGTATGGAGGTCCCTGTGAAACCGGTGTGGCAGTACGCCTGCATCGAGGCGCGCGTGCCGGCAGAGGGCCCGCCCTGCAGGCTCCACCCGAGCCCTCCTCGACCCGGGCCCGGCTGCCCTGTCTGGTCCCGCGTGGCTTCCGCAACGGTCGCCGGACGCAGGACGCGCGCGCCGTCCATCGCCCCGCCGCGCAGCATGGCCGCGCCGAACCGTGCAACGTCCCCGGCGGTGGCGAACAGCCCGGCGTGACCCGCCACCCCGCGTCCCAGGTGCCAGGCGTTGCCGTCGTGCACCTCGCCCCGAAGCAGGTGGGTTCGCCAGGCGAACCCCCTGCCCAGCCCCTGCTCGCGAGCCTTCATCCGCTCATAACCGTTCCCGACCTCGGTGGCGGCGCAGCGCGTCCGCCATGCCCGCGGCGGCGAGAACCGCGTCGCCCCAAGACCCAGCGGACCGAAGATACGCGCGCGCGCGTAGGCGTCGAGGGACATCCCGGTGAGGCGCTCCACCAGGTACCCCAGCAGGATGAACCCCAGATCGCTGTACTCCACCCGCGACCCGGGCGGCGCCAGAACGGGTGTGGCGCAGATGCGCGCCGCCGCTCCTTCGATGGATCGGCAGGCGCCCGCGCGCTCCCGCCCTCCCCCCGAAGGACGCGCGACTTTGAGGTAGAGCATCTCCCAGGCCGGGAGCCCCGCGGTGTGCGCCAGCAGGTGGCGGACCGTCGCCTCTGCCTTTCCTCCCCAGGCGAAGCGAGGGATGTGTATCGCGACCGGGGCATCGAGATCAACCGCGCCTCTTTCCCAAAGCTGGAGCACGGCGGTCGCAGTGGCCATCGGCTTGGTCAGACTGGCCAAATCGAACACCGTCTCGATCATCATCGGGCGGCGCCGGGGAACCACCTGCGCATCCCCGAACGCCTGGTGCAGCAGCCAGTCCTTCCCCCTGGCCACCGCGACGACCGCGCCGGGGAAGATACCGTCCCGCAGCCCCTCTGCCACGCGCGCCTCTACCACCTCACGTACGCGCACCGCCCGGCGCATCGGCCTGGCGGTCATCGCAGCCTCGGATCGAGCAGGTCACGCAGGCCGTCGCCCAACAGGTTGAATCCGAGCACGACGATCATGATCGCCAGGCCGGGAAAGACGGCGTTCCAGGGAGCCAGCTCGAGCAACTGCCGCCCGTCGCTGAGCATGTTGCCCCACGAGGGCGTAGGCGGCCGCGTGCCGAGCCCCAGGAAACTGAGCGCCGACTCCGAGAGGATAGCCAGCGACAGACTCAGCGAGATCTGCACGATCATCGGGGCCATCACGTTGGGAATGACGTGCCTCCACATGATCCGCGCGTTGGCCATCCCCAGCGCCCTGGCGGCGTCAATGAACTCGAGCGAGCGCACGCCCAACGCCGCGGCCCTGGCCACGCGCGCGAACTGGGGCGTGTAGACGATCCCGATGGCGATCACCAGGTTGAACAGGCTGGTGCCCAGCACGGCCATGATCGCGATAGCGAGGAGGATGGCCGGGAACGCAAAGACGACGTCCATGATCCGCATCGAGACCGAGTCCCACCACCCACCGTAGTATCCCGCGGACAGACCGACCGAGGTCCCCATCGCCACGGCCGCCAGCACGGACAGAAAGGCGACCACCAGGGAGACGCGCGAACCCATCAGCACGCGGCTGAACACGTCGCGGCCGAACTCGTCGGTGCCGAAAAGGTACCGGCCGCCGGGCGGAGAGAGCGCGTCCTCTGGGGACATGACCCGGACGTCGTGGGGAACTACCGCGGGTGCCGTCACCGCTATCCCAATGCTGGCAAAGATAATGACGAAGCCGATCGGCGCGACGCGGTTGCGCAGGAACCGGCGCGCCCACCACCGCCAGCCGGTGCCCAGGCGCGGCCCCGCGGCCGCCGGCGCCTTACCCGTATCGGATGCGCGGATCAATCCAGGCATAGAGCAGATCCACCACCAGGTTGGTAACGACGAAGAGCAGGGCAATGGTCAGCACGACCCCCTGCACCACCGGATAGTCGCGCTGGAAGATCGCCTGCAACACAAGGCGGCCCATCCCGGGGAGGGCGAAGATCTCCTCGATCACCACGGTGCCACCCAGCAGGTAGCCCATCTGAAACCCCACAACGGTAATGACCGGGATCATCGCGTTCGGCAGGGCGTGGCGGAGCATCACGGCCGATGCCCGCAGCCCCTTGCCCCGAGCGGTCCGGACATAGTCCTGCCCCAGCACCTCGAGCAGCGACGAGCGGATGTAGCGCATCAGTATCGCCGCGATCGCCACCCCCAAGGCGATGGCCGGCAGGTAAAGACTCTCCAGCGTGCCGAGGGGATTCTGCGACAAGGGGACATACTGGCCGAGCGAGACGTGCAGGTATCGGGAGAAGACGAGAATCAGCATCGCGCCGAGCCAGAAGTTGGGCATCGAGAGGCCGAGCAGCCCGCCGATGCGCGTCAGCACGTCAAACGCCGAGTTGCGCGTAACCGCCGAGAGGATGCCGAGCGGCACCGCAATGGTCAGCGCAATGGCCAGTGAGAACATCGCGAGCTGAAACGAGAGCGGCAGCCGCGCCATGATGTCGGGAAGCACCGGGCGCGAGGTCCGCAGCGAAACGCCGAAATCCCCGCGGAGAATCCGTCCCAGGTAGTCAACGAACTGCGCCCAGATCGGCTTGTCCACCCCAAAGAACCGGCGCAGCTCGGCCATCTGTTCGGGCGTCATCTCTACCTGGGTTCCCAGGAAGAGCTGGACGGCGTCTCCCGGTATCAGACGTATCAGCAGGAAGACGACGGCGAGTATGCCGAGTAGTACGGGAATGAGCGCCAGCAGGCGCGTGGCCAGATACCTTTGCATGGATGGATACTGGTTGGGTCCCGGGGGGCGGTTCGCCGCCCCCCGGGATTACACTCTCACTTGATCCCGTTACTCGCGATCCTGTTGCCTACGATCGCGCTGCCTGAGTACGGCAGTGCCTATCGCTCGATCGTCGCCCTCTCCAAAAGGTAGAGGGCGCCGTTGCCTATGATCCTGAAGCCCTTCACATACCCCTGAAGCACCTGTGTCTCCATGGGCACGTAGAGGAACAGGGCCGGGGCGGCCTCTATCAAGGCGCGCTGCAGCTCGTCGTAGATCGGCCTGCGCGCATCTGCCTCGAGGTTCACGCGGCCCCGCTCCAGCAGCCGGTCTATTGCCGCGTCCTTGAACAGGAAGTTGTTGACCCCTCCGGTGCTGTGGAACGTGCGGTACAGGAACCGGTCGGGATCCGGATCGCCCCCGCGCAGCTCGATCATCGTGTCGAAGTCGCGGGCAACCCACCGGTTGATGTAGGTTCCCCACTCGAGCGTCTCCAGCGTCGCGGTCACGCCGATCGCCCGGAGCTGCTCCTGGATCACCTGCGCCACCGCGATGCCTCCCTCGTAGGTCGGAGAGGTTACGATCCGCGTGGCGAAACCGGCCGGGTGTCCGGCCTCGGCTAGTAGCTGGCGGGCGCGCGCGATGTTCTGGGTATAGGACGGGAAGCGCGATGTCGGCAATGCCCACGGCGTGGGTGCCGATACCGGCCCTGAGACCGTCGCGAAGCCGAACTCCGCGGTGTTCACGATCGCCTGCCTGTCAATCGCGAACGAGAAGGCGTACCGCACCCTAGGGTCGGTGTAGGGCGGCCGGCTGGTGTTGAACGCGAAGATCCTAAGGTTGATGCCGGCCTTCTGCATAACGTTCAGCGCCGCCTCGCGCCGCGCCGCGGCAATCACCGGGCCCTGGTTTATCGTGGCCATGTCCAGCGCGCGCGTCCGAACGCCGGCAAGCAGCGATGCCTGATCAGGTATGACCCGGATGATCAGCGTGTCGAAGTTCGGGAGGCCGCTGCGGAAGTAGTTGGGGTTCTTCACGAGGCGCATGAAGTTGTCGGGCACCCATTCCGCCAGCATGTACGGTCCGGTGCCGGCGACGTTCCGCTGCAGGTTGCCGTGCCGCAAGACGGCCGCCTTCTCGACGATCGAGAGGTTGGCCGAGCACAGGCCGGACAGCAGCGATGCCAGCGGGAAGACCATCTTGACCCGCACCGTGTAGCGATCCGGGGTGTCAACCTCCTTGATGACGTCAATGAACGACCGGCCGGGTGCCCGCGTCGCCGGATCCAGCACGCGATCGAGGGTGAACTTCACGTCCTCGGACGTCATCTCGGCGCCGCTGTGGAACTTCACCCCGCGGCGCAGCCGGAAGATCGCGGTGCGGGGATCGGGGAACTCCCATGACTCGGCGAGATCCGGCTCGATCTCAAGCTTGTCGTTGTAGCGAACCAGCTTGTTGTACAGGAAGTCAATGCGCCGGAACGAAGAAAACGCGGTCACCAGGT includes the following:
- a CDS encoding ABC transporter substrate-binding protein, coding for MKGRWWLLLVVVALALPVMPVRAGPAGVTFTIGVDQEVVGLDPNLVTAFSSFRRIDFLYNKLVRYNDKLEIEPDLAESWEFPDPRTAIFRLRRGVKFHSGAEMTSEDVKFTLDRVLDPATRAPGRSFIDVIKEVDTPDRYTVRVKMVFPLASLLSGLCSANLSIVEKAAVLRHGNLQRNVAGTGPYMLAEWVPDNFMRLVKNPNYFRSGLPNFDTLIIRVIPDQASLLAGVRTRALDMATINQGPVIAAARREAALNVMQKAGINLRIFAFNTSRPPYTDPRVRYAFSFAIDRQAIVNTAEFGFATVSGPVSAPTPWALPTSRFPSYTQNIARARQLLAEAGHPAGFATRIVTSPTYEGGIAVAQVIQEQLRAIGVTATLETLEWGTYINRWVARDFDTMIELRGGDPDPDRFLYRTFHSTGGVNNFLFKDAAIDRLLERGRVNLEADARRPIYDELQRALIEAAPALFLYVPMETQVLQGYVKGFRIIGNGALYLLERATIER